A part of Synergistota bacterium genomic DNA contains:
- a CDS encoding GGDEF domain-containing protein — translation MGDKVIARVGDISEGNSNIWNRAFLAILPRKIAPSERLEIRALSLFGFGLNGAPFLTRDVDARRFVRGVNFLISGLALLEMGVMLAIGFILLGIAFSGGARFYRDMGVAFILIFIGQMDMIFLEELSVPLLAFKKVVDLSLYLALMIWYFSMSSFLKAPENFLRGILKSTLVSLWLVGVFFVWDLRSFNLFSAFFILLFLPVIVDIIAFSLRGFHKSPSVSLANVFAGGTGLVNMLIFLMGFFGKPVIPYFQAINMGMFVMGACVGVEIIRDFASISRNLKKAREESLKDRLTGVYNRTALANFDESDSFSVLLIDVDDLKTVNDRHGQVGDLLLIAIADVIKNRIRKRDILIRYGGDEFVVLLKECDGEDALRIAEDIIRETRNISLPFAPLFRPGVSVGVSSRREGEGLKESLSRADRALYSAKRLAKGRALLVD, via the coding sequence GTGGGCGATAAGGTTATAGCAAGGGTTGGAGACATCTCGGAGGGGAATAGCAATATATGGAATAGAGCCTTCTTAGCGATCCTTCCTCGTAAAATTGCTCCCAGTGAGAGGCTCGAAATTAGGGCTCTCTCGCTGTTTGGGTTTGGCTTAAATGGAGCGCCTTTTCTGACGAGGGATGTAGATGCCAGAAGGTTTGTTAGGGGGGTTAATTTTCTCATTTCAGGTCTTGCCTTGCTTGAGATGGGCGTCATGCTTGCAATAGGTTTCATTCTGCTCGGCATTGCCTTCTCGGGAGGAGCTCGCTTTTACCGCGATATGGGAGTGGCATTTATCCTCATCTTCATCGGTCAGATGGATATGATTTTTCTGGAAGAGCTTTCGGTTCCTCTGCTTGCATTTAAGAAGGTTGTAGATTTATCCCTTTATCTTGCGCTTATGATATGGTATTTTTCCATGAGCAGTTTTCTTAAAGCTCCTGAAAATTTCCTCAGGGGTATTTTAAAGTCAACTCTCGTTTCTCTCTGGCTCGTTGGAGTCTTTTTCGTATGGGATTTGAGAAGCTTTAACCTTTTCAGCGCTTTCTTTATTCTTCTCTTTTTGCCCGTGATCGTGGATATTATAGCTTTTTCCCTCCGGGGATTTCATAAGTCTCCATCTGTTTCCTTGGCTAATGTGTTTGCTGGTGGTACGGGGCTTGTAAATATGCTGATCTTTCTTATGGGGTTCTTTGGCAAACCTGTGATACCGTACTTTCAGGCGATAAATATGGGGATGTTCGTCATGGGAGCTTGCGTTGGTGTTGAGATCATAAGGGACTTTGCTTCCATTTCAAGAAACCTTAAAAAGGCGAGGGAGGAATCTCTAAAGGATAGATTGACCGGTGTCTATAACAGAACCGCTTTAGCCAATTTCGACGAGAGCGATTCTTTCTCCGTTCTACTTATAGATGTGGACGATCTTAAGACCGTTAATGACAGGCATGGGCAGGTGGGTGATCTGCTTCTTATAGCGATAGCGGATGTTATAAAGAACAGGATAAGGAAGAGAGATATCTTGATAAGATATGGAGGAGATGAGTTTGTCGTGCTTCTTAAAGAGTGTGATGGTGAAGATGCGTTGAGAATAGCAGAGGATATTATAAGGGAGACGAGAAACATCAGCTTGCCTTTCGCTCCACTCTTTCGCCCTGGTGTATCTGTGGGTGTTTCATCTCGAAGAGAAGGAGAGGGATTAAAAGAGTCTCTCTCGCGAGCTGATAGGGCTCTTTATTCTGCGAAAAGGCTCGCGAAGGGCAGAGCGCTCCTTGTAGATTGA
- a CDS encoding FAD-dependent oxidoreductase yields the protein MPDRLIIIGGVAAGPSAAFKAKRVNSDLDVLLFTDEEDLSYGSCGLPYFIGGVIEDRKKLIARTVNAFKDAGIDVKTGVRVEGIDPKEGVVFAGGEKFRYDSLVIATGASPILPPFEGRNLKGIFTLRSVKDGERIKDFISKESPERAVIVGAGYIGVEMAESFASLGLKVSLVELMPQILINMDVDMAELVEKELESRGVELLTSTKVLGFEGRERVERVITDKGKIDADLVLLAIGVKPNSELAKDAGLALGPKGAIDVNRRMETSASGVYAAGDCADAFHLVSGRKVYIPLGTTANKQGRIAGNNAAGGEYALFPGVVGTAIAKVFDLEIARTGLSSFEAKSEGFSFKSALIKSRTAAGYYPGASSIAVKLLAEEKTGRIIGGQIVGGRGSGMRINALAVAVSNGMRIWEFAYADLAYAPPFSPVWDPLLVAGQKLLREF from the coding sequence ATGCCGGATAGGTTGATAATTATAGGTGGCGTTGCAGCGGGACCTTCTGCAGCCTTTAAGGCTAAGAGGGTAAATTCCGATCTTGATGTTCTTCTTTTCACGGATGAGGAGGATCTCTCCTACGGATCCTGTGGACTGCCATATTTCATAGGTGGAGTTATAGAGGATAGGAAGAAGCTTATCGCAAGAACGGTGAACGCCTTTAAGGATGCGGGAATAGATGTTAAAACCGGCGTCCGCGTTGAGGGAATAGATCCGAAAGAGGGGGTTGTTTTCGCCGGTGGAGAAAAGTTTCGCTATGATTCTCTCGTTATAGCTACGGGAGCGAGCCCGATATTACCTCCTTTCGAGGGAAGAAATCTCAAGGGGATTTTTACCCTACGGAGCGTGAAAGATGGTGAAAGGATAAAGGATTTTATATCTAAAGAAAGTCCTGAAAGGGCCGTTATAGTTGGAGCGGGGTATATAGGTGTTGAGATGGCAGAGAGCTTTGCTTCGCTTGGATTGAAGGTTTCCTTGGTTGAGTTAATGCCTCAGATCCTCATAAATATGGATGTCGATATGGCTGAGCTTGTGGAGAAAGAGCTTGAGTCGAGGGGAGTTGAGCTTCTAACCTCTACCAAGGTCCTTGGCTTCGAAGGTAGAGAAAGGGTTGAAAGAGTGATAACCGATAAGGGCAAGATAGACGCTGATCTCGTTTTGCTTGCCATAGGCGTTAAACCAAATTCGGAGCTCGCTAAGGATGCTGGATTAGCTTTGGGGCCTAAGGGAGCCATAGATGTGAATAGAAGAATGGAGACATCAGCTTCTGGCGTATATGCGGCTGGAGATTGTGCTGACGCATTTCATTTAGTAAGTGGCAGAAAAGTGTATATTCCTCTGGGAACGACCGCGAACAAGCAGGGTAGGATAGCGGGGAATAACGCTGCTGGAGGAGAGTATGCGCTCTTTCCGGGAGTCGTCGGTACCGCTATAGCGAAGGTCTTTGATTTAGAGATAGCGAGAACGGGTTTAAGCTCCTTTGAGGCAAAGAGTGAGGGCTTCAGCTTTAAGAGCGCTCTCATTAAGTCGAGAACCGCTGCAGGGTATTATCCCGGGGCTTCGTCCATAGCGGTCAAGCTCCTCGCTGAGGAAAAAACCGGCAGGATAATAGGTGGACAGATAGTGGGAGGTAGAGGTAGCGGTATGAGAATTAACGCCCTTGCTGTAGCTGTATCCAATGGCATGAGGATATGGGAGTTTGCATACGCTGATTTGGCGTATGCTCCTCCGTTTTCACCGGTTTGGGATCCGCTTCTCGTAGCGGGACAAAAGCTTTTAAGGGAGTTTTAA
- a CDS encoding glycosidase translates to MSVEENLYRTYLENESSLQGLREKRLTDIFERVCYIKASDLRVVNYIREVPLTAFNPGAILIGKTAYIFPRLIFDYYTYNSSIGIFELDISDLLEGSFRKPIEMRILIYPDKLWEFGHGCEDARVGAIEDEYCILYTGSKHYHENGKLKKLSVQAFARTEPPFREALKLGYLRIRGKDELWTPDCKDSAILKRKDNSLSFLLRLKVKNLLVCWRGELEADDLVIPVDSLKPVFAPEDWEIKVGWSTNAVKLSEDRYIIGWHGVLREDLSYANGIALLDGNGKILGISDYLLAPKGLNEFYGDRNGVIFGDGLILHDGNLIWIGGVSDYCMGVFIAPLERVMAHLREI, encoded by the coding sequence TTGAGCGTGGAGGAAAATCTCTACCGTACATATCTTGAGAATGAGAGCTCGCTTCAAGGACTGAGGGAAAAGAGGCTTACCGATATATTTGAGAGAGTTTGCTACATAAAGGCCTCTGACTTAAGAGTGGTTAACTATATTAGGGAAGTTCCCTTAACGGCGTTTAATCCTGGGGCGATTCTTATTGGTAAAACCGCCTATATATTTCCACGACTCATCTTTGATTACTATACTTACAACTCGAGCATTGGAATTTTCGAGCTTGACATAAGCGATCTTCTTGAAGGGAGCTTTAGAAAACCGATAGAGATGAGGATACTGATTTATCCCGATAAGCTTTGGGAGTTTGGACATGGCTGTGAAGATGCCAGAGTTGGAGCTATAGAGGATGAGTATTGTATCCTTTATACTGGATCAAAGCACTACCATGAAAACGGAAAGCTTAAGAAGCTTTCCGTTCAGGCTTTTGCTCGGACAGAACCACCTTTCCGTGAAGCTTTAAAGCTGGGATATCTTCGGATTAGAGGAAAAGATGAGCTATGGACGCCCGATTGTAAGGATAGCGCTATTTTGAAGAGAAAGGATAATAGTTTGAGCTTCCTTTTGAGGTTGAAGGTTAAAAATCTTTTAGTCTGTTGGCGTGGAGAGCTCGAAGCTGATGATTTAGTTATTCCTGTGGATAGCCTTAAGCCGGTTTTCGCTCCGGAGGATTGGGAGATTAAGGTTGGCTGGTCAACGAATGCGGTTAAGCTATCTGAGGATAGGTATATCATTGGCTGGCATGGAGTTTTAAGGGAAGATCTATCCTATGCGAATGGCATTGCGCTCTTGGATGGGAATGGAAAGATTTTGGGAATAAGCGATTATCTCCTCGCTCCAAAGGGTTTAAATGAGTTTTATGGTGATAGAAATGGCGTTATCTTCGGAGATGGACTAATTCTTCATGATGGGAATCTGATATGGATAGGAGGGGTAAGCGATTATTGCATGGGCGTTTTTATAGCTCCCTTGGAGAGGGTTATGGCTCATCTCCGAGAGATCTAA
- a CDS encoding aspartate/glutamate racemase family protein produces MIPQRPILGVLMLETRFPRIPGDVGNPKTYPFPVILKKIKGANLKTVVIKTEPSLLESFIQGAKELEQEGVKAITTSCGFTVLFQDEMAKAVKIPVFTSSLIMIPMIFKMLMGRIGIITANSLNLSKSHLKAAGVLNIPTAIKGLEDKSEFKRVILEDSPNGDMQKIEAEVVQASRELLEEYPDVKGIVLECHNLPPYREKIKRETKLPIFDFISLTKFVYSAVRSLGDEP; encoded by the coding sequence TTGATACCTCAAAGACCCATTCTTGGCGTGCTCATGCTTGAAACGCGCTTCCCAAGGATTCCCGGAGATGTGGGAAACCCAAAGACCTATCCATTTCCGGTAATCTTAAAAAAAATCAAGGGAGCTAATCTTAAAACCGTTGTTATAAAAACCGAACCAAGCCTTCTCGAAAGCTTCATCCAAGGAGCAAAGGAACTTGAACAAGAAGGCGTAAAGGCGATAACAACAAGCTGTGGTTTTACCGTGCTATTTCAAGATGAGATGGCCAAAGCGGTAAAAATCCCGGTATTCACTTCCTCCCTAATCATGATACCAATGATCTTTAAAATGCTCATGGGAAGGATAGGAATAATAACTGCCAATTCCCTCAATCTATCTAAATCACATCTTAAAGCAGCAGGCGTCTTAAACATACCCACCGCTATAAAAGGACTTGAGGATAAAAGCGAATTTAAACGCGTTATTCTCGAAGACTCTCCGAATGGAGATATGCAGAAAATAGAAGCGGAGGTAGTCCAAGCATCAAGAGAGCTTCTTGAAGAGTATCCAGATGTGAAGGGTATAGTCTTAGAATGCCATAATCTTCCTCCTTATAGAGAAAAGATCAAGAGAGAGACGAAACTACCCATATTCGATTTCATCTCCCTCACAAAGTTCGTCTACAGCGCCGTTAGATCTCTCGGAGATGAGCCATAA
- a CDS encoding ABC transporter substrate-binding protein yields MRKAGVLLLLALTLSLLSALPAMGIDRSRVLIVATPEDPTTLDPAVAWDPKSQLVIRNCYNTLVVMDGTSATQVKGELAKSWDVKDNGKVYIFHLRKGVKFQDGTELTAYDVKYSIDRTIGVNKGPGSQLKRVIKSVEVLDKYTVKFTLYHPVPWFLTLIAQSGASVVNSKLVKAHCTDKDPWGVNWLHDKVVGSGPYKLERWVHEQQIVLVRYPDYFKGWKGKYFEKVVIRTIKEPSERRLLLEKGDVDIAFRISEDDLLKVKKEKGIKILTQPSLTIFYIGLNTRKGPLKDVRVRQALAYAFDYDAFIKDAMRGFVRRLRGPVPSALWKYDDTYPFYKRDIKKAKKLLAEAGYPNGGFTLNFVVETGGYIHKQAALVLQQSLKELGIKVKIQFLSWTTIWAKMAKEDEAPQIFDTHWYADYADPEDFLYYEYHSSMWGDKGFNEAYYKNPEVDKLLDEARYLPDKKKRQELFAKSIKLIMKDCPAIWCAERLQIVSIRDWVKGYVLNPIYYEVPCFHDLHR; encoded by the coding sequence ATGCGTAAAGCAGGAGTACTTCTATTGTTAGCATTGACACTTTCTCTTCTATCTGCCTTACCAGCGATGGGAATAGATCGATCGAGAGTTCTCATAGTTGCTACGCCGGAAGATCCCACAACGCTTGATCCGGCAGTTGCGTGGGATCCGAAAAGCCAGCTTGTTATAAGAAACTGTTATAACACTCTCGTCGTTATGGATGGAACGAGTGCAACACAGGTTAAGGGAGAGCTGGCAAAGAGCTGGGATGTTAAGGATAACGGAAAGGTTTATATCTTCCATCTGAGAAAGGGAGTAAAATTTCAGGATGGAACCGAGCTAACCGCTTACGATGTCAAATACTCCATTGACAGAACCATAGGCGTCAACAAGGGTCCCGGAAGCCAGCTTAAGAGGGTTATAAAAAGCGTTGAGGTTCTCGATAAGTACACCGTTAAGTTTACCCTTTATCATCCCGTTCCCTGGTTTTTAACGTTGATAGCGCAATCTGGTGCTTCCGTCGTTAATAGCAAGCTTGTCAAGGCGCACTGTACGGATAAGGATCCTTGGGGAGTAAACTGGTTGCACGATAAGGTGGTTGGTTCTGGTCCCTATAAGCTTGAGAGGTGGGTTCATGAGCAGCAGATCGTACTGGTGAGATATCCGGACTATTTCAAAGGATGGAAGGGAAAGTATTTTGAGAAGGTGGTTATAAGAACGATAAAGGAGCCATCTGAGAGACGTCTCTTGCTTGAGAAGGGAGATGTCGACATAGCCTTCAGGATATCTGAGGATGATCTTCTCAAGGTTAAGAAGGAAAAGGGGATAAAGATTCTAACCCAGCCTTCATTGACGATATTCTACATAGGTCTTAATACCAGAAAGGGTCCCCTAAAGGATGTTAGAGTCAGGCAGGCTCTGGCATATGCCTTTGACTATGATGCTTTCATTAAAGATGCTATGCGTGGCTTTGTGAGGAGACTTAGGGGACCGGTACCGAGCGCTCTCTGGAAGTATGATGATACCTATCCATTCTACAAGCGTGATATCAAGAAGGCTAAGAAGCTTCTTGCGGAAGCGGGCTATCCCAATGGTGGCTTTACCTTGAACTTTGTGGTTGAGACCGGAGGGTATATACACAAGCAGGCAGCTCTTGTTCTTCAGCAGAGTCTCAAGGAGCTTGGTATAAAGGTGAAGATTCAATTCCTTTCCTGGACGACCATTTGGGCTAAGATGGCTAAGGAGGATGAGGCTCCACAGATATTCGATACGCACTGGTATGCCGACTATGCGGATCCAGAAGATTTCCTTTACTATGAGTATCACTCTTCCATGTGGGGAGACAAGGGCTTTAACGAAGCCTACTACAAGAATCCCGAGGTCGATAAGCTTCTTGATGAAGCGAGATATTTACCCGATAAGAAGAAGAGACAGGAGCTTTTCGCCAAGTCTATAAAGCTGATTATGAAAGATTGTCCGGCTATCTGGTGTGCGGAAAGGTTGCAGATAGTCTCTATAAGGGATTGGGTTAAGGGTTATGTGCTTAATCCAATCTACTATGAGGTTCCCTGCTTCCATGATCTCCACAGATAA
- a CDS encoding ABC transporter permease — protein sequence MRLHHYIIRRLLLLFPVLLGTVTITFFLMYLVPSNPARLIAGPHATGEQLKQITKELGLDKPLYVQYFTYLGRLIRGDFGRSILTRRPVLQDLLTYFPATLELTLVSMLIMIPLGIFFGVLSAVKRNSILDHVIRVFALSGVSMPVYWLGLILLLVFYFKLGIFPGPGRLDPYITPPQTITGLYIVDSILTGNWEALVNSVKHIVLPAVTLAYATTGMTARITRSSMLEVIGAEFIKTAKAKGLSPRRVIFKHALRNALIAPITLIGYEFGYLLAGAVLTETIFGWPGLGRYAVESMTNVDFPAVLGVVILTTFVYVLVNLAVDIAYVIIDPRIRLGKSE from the coding sequence ATGAGGCTACATCACTACATAATAAGAAGGCTATTGCTTCTTTTTCCGGTGCTTCTCGGAACGGTTACTATAACTTTCTTCTTGATGTATCTTGTTCCGAGCAACCCTGCGAGGCTTATAGCGGGTCCTCATGCTACGGGGGAGCAGCTTAAGCAGATAACTAAAGAGCTTGGATTGGATAAACCCCTTTATGTTCAATACTTTACATATCTGGGCAGACTTATAAGAGGCGATTTTGGCAGGTCTATCCTAACGCGTAGGCCTGTGCTTCAGGATCTTTTAACCTATTTCCCTGCAACGCTTGAACTCACGCTTGTAAGTATGCTTATAATGATTCCGCTGGGGATATTCTTCGGTGTGCTTTCTGCGGTAAAACGAAACTCTATTTTAGATCATGTTATAAGGGTCTTTGCATTAAGTGGGGTTTCCATGCCCGTTTACTGGCTGGGTTTGATCCTTCTTTTGGTTTTCTACTTTAAGCTTGGTATATTCCCTGGTCCCGGCAGATTAGATCCTTATATCACGCCTCCTCAAACGATAACGGGACTTTATATAGTTGATAGCATACTTACGGGTAACTGGGAAGCGTTAGTTAATAGCGTAAAGCACATAGTTCTTCCAGCGGTTACGCTGGCTTATGCAACCACCGGTATGACCGCGAGGATAACGAGGTCTTCAATGCTCGAAGTCATAGGAGCTGAGTTCATAAAAACCGCTAAGGCTAAGGGATTGAGCCCTCGCAGGGTAATTTTCAAACATGCGCTTCGAAATGCGCTGATTGCTCCGATTACCCTCATAGGTTATGAGTTTGGGTATCTGCTGGCGGGTGCTGTTCTGACCGAGACCATATTTGGATGGCCCGGTCTCGGGAGGTATGCGGTTGAGTCTATGACTAACGTAGATTTTCCGGCGGTTCTGGGAGTGGTGATATTAACAACTTTCGTGTATGTTCTCGTTAATCTCGCGGTAGATATAGCGTATGTCATTATAGATCCAAGAATAAGGTTGGGGAAGAGCGAATGA
- a CDS encoding ABC transporter permease produces MRGRELRYTLFLIRRNPLMIMGFAIVGVMIFVAVFAPLIATHDPTDMRFAERLQPPSLEHLLGTDDNGMDIFSRIVYGIRLDLIIAIVVILMVSVLGTVIGVFSGYYGGKFDEIVMRIADIFLAFPYLLLAMAIAAVLGPGIFHSIIAISVTWWPVYARLARGATLSVKEMNYIEASRALGESSVYIIFKHVIPNIIAPILVQATLDMGNVVLEAAGLSFIGLGAQPPQPELGLMVSIGRNYMRDYWWVATFPGLTILIMVLGFNLLGDGLRDLLDPKVRRSLL; encoded by the coding sequence ATGAGAGGAAGGGAGCTAAGGTACACTTTGTTTTTGATACGGCGGAATCCCTTGATGATAATGGGATTTGCGATAGTGGGTGTGATGATATTCGTGGCTGTTTTCGCTCCGCTTATAGCCACGCATGATCCCACGGATATGAGGTTTGCAGAGAGGCTTCAACCTCCTTCTTTGGAGCATCTTCTCGGAACCGATGACAATGGAATGGATATATTTAGCAGGATAGTCTACGGTATAAGGCTTGATCTTATAATAGCCATTGTCGTTATTCTTATGGTTAGCGTTTTGGGAACCGTAATAGGCGTTTTTTCCGGCTATTACGGAGGAAAGTTCGATGAAATCGTAATGAGGATAGCGGATATATTTCTTGCTTTTCCTTATCTTCTGCTTGCTATGGCGATAGCTGCCGTTTTAGGGCCTGGGATATTTCACTCGATCATAGCTATTTCGGTAACTTGGTGGCCCGTTTATGCAAGGCTGGCGAGAGGAGCCACGCTTTCCGTTAAGGAAATGAACTATATAGAGGCATCGCGGGCTTTAGGAGAGAGTAGCGTTTACATAATATTTAAGCACGTTATTCCTAATATAATCGCTCCTATACTCGTTCAGGCTACCTTAGATATGGGAAATGTAGTTCTGGAAGCAGCTGGATTAAGCTTCATCGGTCTTGGAGCTCAGCCTCCGCAGCCGGAGCTTGGTTTGATGGTTAGCATAGGAAGAAACTACATGAGGGATTACTGGTGGGTTGCTACGTTTCCAGGGTTAACCATCCTTATAATGGTCCTTGGATTTAATCTTTTGGGAGATGGATTAAGGGATCTATTAGATCCCAAGGTTAGAAGGAGTTTGCTATGA
- a CDS encoding ABC transporter ATP-binding protein — translation MRGKVLLEVKDLKTYFFTYEGIVRAVDGVSFRINEGEFFGLVGETGCGKSVTALSVMRLIESPGRIVGGEILLEDVDLLKLSEEEMQRIRGTKISMVFQDPMASLNPLMRIGDQIAEVLEKSESALRGEELRKRMVELLRMVRMPSPEHMVDAYPFELSGGMRQRAMIAMMLAAKPRLLIADEPTTALDVTTQAQILRILKEMREKLRLSIWLITHDLGVVAETCDRVCVMYAGKIVECGTVREIFKNPLHPYTRGLLKAIPTIHRKVDKLMTIPGAVPNLIRPPEGCRFHPRCSHATEICAKLPPPLAWDCDTHFVYCHLYGKEDRISDGRSAA, via the coding sequence ATGAGGGGCAAGGTTTTACTGGAGGTTAAAGATCTCAAGACATATTTCTTTACATATGAGGGCATAGTCAGGGCGGTTGATGGTGTCAGCTTCAGGATAAACGAGGGAGAGTTTTTCGGACTCGTAGGCGAGACGGGATGTGGAAAAAGCGTTACCGCCCTTTCGGTAATGAGGCTTATAGAATCGCCTGGAAGGATAGTGGGAGGAGAGATACTCCTTGAGGACGTTGATTTGCTGAAGCTCTCAGAGGAGGAAATGCAGAGAATACGTGGCACCAAGATTTCTATGGTTTTTCAGGATCCCATGGCTTCTTTGAATCCTCTTATGAGAATTGGAGATCAGATAGCGGAGGTTCTTGAAAAAAGTGAAAGCGCTCTAAGGGGGGAAGAGCTCAGAAAAAGGATGGTTGAGCTTCTTAGGATGGTCAGGATGCCATCTCCTGAGCATATGGTAGATGCTTATCCCTTTGAGCTTTCGGGTGGGATGAGACAGAGAGCCATGATTGCCATGATGCTTGCTGCGAAGCCACGTCTCCTGATAGCGGATGAGCCTACAACTGCTCTCGATGTGACGACTCAGGCTCAGATACTTCGCATATTAAAGGAGATGAGGGAGAAGCTTAGGCTCTCTATATGGCTTATTACACATGATCTTGGTGTCGTAGCTGAAACATGTGATAGAGTCTGCGTTATGTATGCTGGAAAGATAGTTGAGTGTGGGACAGTGAGAGAGATATTTAAAAACCCGCTTCATCCCTATACGAGGGGGCTTCTTAAAGCTATACCTACCATTCATAGGAAGGTTGACAAGCTTATGACTATTCCGGGAGCTGTCCCGAATTTGATTCGTCCACCCGAGGGGTGCAGGTTCCATCCGAGATGTTCGCATGCCACTGAGATTTGTGCTAAGCTTCCTCCACCGCTTGCTTGGGATTGCGATACGCACTTCGTTTATTGCCATCTTTATGGTAAGGAGGATCGAATTTCAGATGGGAGAAGCGCTGCTTAG
- a CDS encoding ATP-binding cassette domain-containing protein: MGEALLRVKDLIKYFPIKGGVFGKVVGYVRSVDGVSLEIERGETLALVGESGCGKTTFGRTVLRLLKPTSGEIFFEDINIADLSEKELKPLRRRMQIVFQDPLSSLDPRMTIKEILSEPFKIHESLSSREIEEKVLFLLKNAGLKEEHMYRYPHELSGGQRQRICILRAIALNPDFIVLDEPTSALDVSVQAQLLNLLKDLQREYKLTYLFITHDLGIVRFISARAAVMYLGKIVEVASTEELFRNPLHPYTRSLLSAIPVPDPDIRRKEEPILGEVPTPVNPPAGCRFHPRCIYARDICSRREPPLEDRGGGHLVACHIHEFSGDIDTPSEDSAVV; the protein is encoded by the coding sequence ATGGGAGAAGCGCTGCTTAGGGTAAAGGATCTCATTAAGTATTTTCCTATAAAGGGTGGGGTATTCGGCAAGGTGGTAGGCTATGTTAGATCCGTTGATGGAGTAAGCCTTGAGATAGAAAGAGGGGAAACGCTCGCTCTGGTTGGAGAGAGCGGATGTGGGAAAACCACTTTTGGAAGAACCGTATTGAGGCTTCTTAAGCCTACCTCAGGAGAAATATTCTTCGAGGATATTAATATAGCCGATCTTAGCGAAAAAGAGCTCAAGCCGTTACGCAGAAGGATGCAGATAGTCTTTCAGGATCCTCTGTCATCGCTCGACCCGAGAATGACGATTAAGGAGATCCTAAGCGAGCCATTCAAAATACATGAGAGCCTCTCCTCAAGAGAGATAGAAGAGAAGGTTCTCTTCCTTCTTAAGAACGCGGGGTTAAAGGAGGAGCATATGTATCGCTATCCCCATGAGCTATCGGGAGGACAGAGGCAAAGAATATGTATATTAAGGGCCATAGCTCTCAATCCTGACTTTATAGTTCTTGATGAGCCTACTTCAGCGCTCGATGTCTCGGTGCAAGCTCAGCTACTCAATCTTCTTAAGGACCTTCAGAGAGAGTATAAGCTTACATATCTCTTTATAACTCACGATCTTGGTATAGTCCGCTTTATAAGCGCGAGAGCGGCTGTCATGTATCTTGGGAAGATCGTTGAAGTTGCGTCAACCGAGGAGCTATTCAGAAATCCTCTTCACCCTTATACGAGGTCGTTGCTTTCAGCTATACCTGTGCCTGATCCCGATATAAGAAGAAAAGAGGAACCTATTCTCGGTGAGGTCCCTACACCGGTTAATCCTCCCGCCGGTTGCAGGTTTCACCCGAGATGTATATATGCGCGGGATATCTGCTCCCGGAGAGAACCTCCCTTAGAGGATAGGGGGGGAGGCCATCTGGTTGCCTGCCATATTCACGAATTCTCTGGCGATATCGATACCCCTTCTGAAGACAGCGCTGTTGTTTAG
- a CDS encoding polysaccharide deacetylase produces MSRLEIRVFLSVDFDADSAERLYYPECPVKISKALFGINVGVERLLNLLKRYDIKTTFFIPGWTAEKYPHRVEKIVKEGHEIALHGYRHEKLNELSPEKELEVFERSLEILKRFGEVYGFRKPYWELSKETLDIISQKGIIYDSSLRGGDFPYWQETKKGKLVELPIEDILDDWLLFEIDRRSSKEVFSIWQEEFSGIRYVHGWYFPLILHPACIGRGSRLAMLEKLITFFLNNSAVFRRGIDIAREFVNMAGNQMASPPIL; encoded by the coding sequence TTGAGCAGATTGGAAATACGCGTATTTTTGTCAGTGGACTTTGACGCCGATAGCGCAGAAAGGCTTTACTACCCAGAGTGCCCTGTCAAAATATCCAAGGCTCTGTTTGGGATCAATGTGGGAGTAGAAAGGCTTCTTAATCTTCTTAAGAGGTATGATATAAAAACGACATTCTTTATACCGGGATGGACAGCTGAAAAGTATCCTCATCGGGTTGAAAAAATAGTAAAAGAGGGGCACGAGATAGCCCTTCACGGATATAGACACGAGAAGCTAAACGAGCTTTCGCCTGAGAAGGAGCTCGAGGTATTTGAAAGAAGCCTCGAGATACTTAAGCGATTTGGAGAAGTTTACGGTTTCAGAAAACCATATTGGGAACTCTCCAAAGAAACGTTAGATATAATATCCCAAAAGGGTATAATCTATGATAGCAGTCTTAGAGGAGGAGATTTCCCCTACTGGCAGGAAACTAAAAAGGGCAAGCTTGTTGAGCTCCCCATCGAGGATATCCTCGATGACTGGCTTCTCTTTGAGATAGATCGAAGAAGCAGCAAGGAGGTATTTTCCATCTGGCAGGAGGAATTCAGTGGGATACGGTACGTGCATGGATGGTATTTTCCTCTGATACTTCACCCAGCATGCATAGGCAGAGGTTCAAGATTAGCCATGCTTGAAAAGCTTATAACGTTCTTCCTAAACAACAGCGCTGTCTTCAGAAGGGGTATCGATATCGCCAGAGAATTCGTGAATATGGCAGGCAACCAGATGGCCTCCCCCCCTATCCTCTAA